From the genome of Candidatus Electrothrix communis, one region includes:
- a CDS encoding pyrimidine/purine nucleoside phosphorylase: MTEFNNVTVKKAANIYYDGKVTSRVVTFADGSTKTLGIMMPGDYEFGTEKKELMEILSGEVSVLLPGSEEWEAIAPGGSFEVPADSKFGIKIGTVTDYCCSYLD, from the coding sequence ATGACAGAGTTTAATAATGTAACGGTCAAGAAAGCAGCGAATATCTATTATGATGGCAAGGTGACCAGTCGGGTTGTTACCTTTGCCGACGGCAGCACCAAGACCTTGGGCATCATGATGCCCGGTGACTATGAGTTCGGTACCGAGAAAAAAGAGCTGATGGAGATCCTCAGTGGTGAGGTTTCTGTGCTGCTGCCCGGTTCTGAGGAGTGGGAGGCTATTGCGCCGGGGGGTTCCTTTGAGGTGCCTGCTGATTCGAAGTTTGGGATTAAGATCGGCACGGTTACCGATTATTGTTGCTCGTATCTTGATTAA
- a CDS encoding transposase, protein MSNYRRAFLPGGTFFFTAVTFRRRYLFDKSECRKTLRQAIERTRQKHPFRIDAWVLLPEHMHCIWTLPQGDADFSKRWSLIKSRFSKQTKTALHKPEWMNPSKQKHRESTVWQRRFWEHLIRDEEDYRTHVDYIHYNPVKHGLVGRVKDWPYSTFHRYVAAGLYPANWGGGAVADLDHDIGE, encoded by the coding sequence ATGTCAAATTATCGTCGAGCGTTCTTGCCGGGTGGAACCTTCTTCTTTACGGCAGTGACCTTCCGTCGGAGGTATCTTTTCGATAAATCGGAATGCCGGAAAACATTACGGCAGGCAATTGAACGGACGCGGCAAAAACACCCTTTTCGCATTGATGCATGGGTGCTGCTGCCGGAGCATATGCATTGCATCTGGACATTACCTCAAGGTGATGCTGACTTTTCAAAACGCTGGAGCCTGATCAAATCGCGTTTTTCCAAACAGACCAAAACAGCATTGCATAAACCCGAATGGATGAATCCTTCCAAACAAAAACATCGGGAAAGCACCGTATGGCAAAGACGGTTCTGGGAGCATTTGATCCGAGATGAGGAGGATTATCGGACGCATGTGGATTATATTCATTATAATCCGGTAAAGCACGGCTTGGTAGGCCGGGTCAAGGACTGGCCGTATTCAACCTTTCATCGTTATGTGGCAGCGGGTCTTTATCCTGCAAACTGGGGCGGTGGAGCGGTCGCTGATTTAGATCATGATATTGGCGAGTGA
- a CDS encoding formylglycine-generating enzyme family protein — translation MTAINTAWHPLVNGNPPTWASGWGQDSHGVWVEFTLAGEDKSVTQRMRWIPPGRFLMGSPEDEPGRWDAEGPQHQVTISTGFWLFDTPVTQALWQAVTGENPSEFKTPNRPVEQVSWNDCQDFLKEINRKLPGLDLTLPAEAQWEYACRAGSSTALYTGPIEIDDNAAPALDPIAWYKKNSGGETHPVAEKQANDWGLYDMLGNVWEWTADPWHENYQDAPEDGRVWQEEAGKSDEPRRVVRGGSWFDRAQLCRSAFRLRFGPGNRGALLGFRCVRVQV, via the coding sequence ATGACAGCAATCAACACCGCATGGCACCCTTTAGTAAACGGCAACCCGCCAACCTGGGCCAGCGGCTGGGGACAGGACAGCCACGGGGTTTGGGTGGAGTTTACTCTAGCTGGAGAGGATAAATCGGTCACCCAACGAATGCGCTGGATTCCGCCGGGGCGTTTTTTGATGGGCTCGCCCGAGGATGAACCGGGGCGATGGGATGCGGAGGGGCCGCAGCATCAGGTGACCATCAGCACCGGTTTTTGGCTGTTCGACACTCCGGTTACCCAGGCCCTTTGGCAGGCGGTGACGGGAGAAAACCCCAGTGAATTTAAAACACCAAATCGGCCAGTAGAACAGGTCAGTTGGAATGATTGTCAGGATTTTTTGAAAGAGATCAACAGGAAGCTTCCCGGATTAGATCTGACCCTGCCCGCTGAAGCTCAGTGGGAATACGCCTGCCGGGCGGGCAGCTCGACAGCCCTGTATACCGGCCCGATAGAGATTGATGATAATGCGGCCCCGGCCCTTGATCCCATTGCTTGGTACAAAAAAAACAGCGGTGGTGAAACCCATCCGGTTGCGGAGAAACAAGCCAATGACTGGGGCCTCTATGATATGTTGGGCAATGTCTGGGAGTGGACGGCGGATCCTTGGCATGAAAATTATCAGGATGCTCCTGAAGATGGCCGAGTTTGGCAGGAGGAGGCTGGAAAATCCGATGAACCTCGCCGTGTCGTTCGCGGCGGCTCGTGGTTCGATAGGGCGCAGCTCTGCCGTTCCGCCTTCCGGCTCAGGTTCGGGCCAGGCAACCGTGGCGCTCTTCTTGGTTTCCGCTGTGTTCGAGTTCAGGTGTGA
- a CDS encoding type II toxin-antitoxin system PemK/MazF family toxin, with amino-acid sequence MVIQQGEIYWLDLSEPRGSEPGFRHPHIVIQNNLFNASRINTVVVCSLTSNIQRATAPGNVLLSKGEANLPKKSVVNISQIFTVNKRELTEKIGQVSKQRFAQILEGINLLTEPRDIY; translated from the coding sequence GTGGTGATTCAGCAGGGAGAAATCTACTGGCTTGATTTGAGCGAGCCGAGAGGCTCTGAACCAGGATTCCGTCATCCCCATATAGTTATTCAAAATAACCTCTTTAATGCAAGTCGGATAAACACTGTTGTCGTCTGTTCCTTAACATCGAATATCCAACGGGCAACGGCTCCGGGCAATGTTCTGCTCAGTAAAGGCGAGGCGAATCTGCCGAAAAAAAGCGTCGTCAATATCTCTCAGATATTCACGGTGAATAAAAGGGAGTTGACGGAAAAAATCGGGCAGGTTTCCAAACAGCGATTCGCTCAAATATTGGAAGGCATAAACTTGTTGACTGAGCCAAGAGACATTTACTGA
- a CDS encoding cobalt-precorrin 5A hydrolase: protein MPPPTAIIALTKGGKQLAQRLKTLVPGSEIIPNKGKIHQTLAQAWQNHDSLICIMATGIVVRSIAPLLQDKTVDPAVVVCDEQGRFAISLLSGHLGGGNALAQKVADVLGGQAVITTASDVLGHTALDLWCRDMGLAVTDKQGLTRVMAKLVNTGSVTLYSEYPLPPLPQDIIPSRTLDAADLLVTSRIRQKENIVLLHPKALVAGIGCNRNTPAEEISEALDHTCRTHQLARESVRNLASIDLKSDEPGLLAFAHAQNLPLDFYSPDQLNQVEGIAASAAVLRATGAKAVAEPAAILSSGNSPLLVQKMKFPNVTVAIAEILQPLKSIL, encoded by the coding sequence ATGCCCCCACCCACAGCCATAATAGCCCTAACCAAGGGCGGAAAGCAGCTAGCCCAACGCCTTAAAACCCTTGTCCCCGGAAGCGAGATCATCCCCAACAAGGGCAAGATCCACCAAACCCTGGCCCAGGCCTGGCAAAACCACGACAGCCTGATCTGTATCATGGCCACCGGCATTGTCGTGCGCAGTATCGCCCCGCTCCTTCAGGACAAGACCGTTGATCCGGCAGTGGTGGTCTGTGACGAGCAGGGCCGCTTTGCCATTTCCCTGCTTTCCGGTCATCTGGGCGGGGGCAATGCCTTGGCGCAGAAGGTTGCTGATGTGCTCGGAGGGCAGGCCGTGATCACCACGGCATCCGATGTTTTAGGGCACACCGCCCTTGATCTCTGGTGCCGCGATATGGGGCTTGCGGTGACGGATAAACAGGGCCTGACCCGTGTCATGGCAAAGCTGGTCAATACCGGTTCGGTTACCCTGTACAGTGAGTATCCGCTCCCGCCTCTTCCTCAGGACATCATTCCGAGCAGAACCCTGGATGCTGCTGATTTGCTGGTCACGAGCCGCATAAGGCAAAAAGAAAATATTGTCCTGCTCCACCCCAAGGCTTTGGTAGCAGGTATCGGCTGTAATCGCAACACCCCGGCAGAGGAGATCAGCGAGGCCCTGGATCATACGTGCCGAACCCATCAGCTGGCCCGAGAGTCTGTCCGTAATCTGGCATCCATTGATCTGAAAAGCGATGAGCCGGGCCTGCTCGCCTTTGCCCATGCCCAGAACCTCCCCCTTGATTTTTACAGCCCTGATCAACTGAACCAGGTTGAAGGGATAGCTGCGTCTGCTGCTGTTCTGCGGGCCACCGGAGCCAAAGCAGTGGCTGAACCTGCTGCGATTTTGAGCTCCGGCAACAGCCCCTTGTTGGTACAAAAAATGAAATTCCCTAATGTGACGGTCGCCATTGCGGAGATTCTTCAGCCCCTGAAAAGTATCCTTTAA
- a CDS encoding MMPL family transporter gives MNTFEARLGRFVITYRIPLILLSLLVVAVTGYGARFLAFSSNSRMFFSEENPELQAFNALEQTYTKFENVFFTIAPKSKNVFTRDVLAAVEDLTERSWKLPYSSRVDSITNYQHTKVEGDELIVEDLVENAEQLTAEQLGEVRNIALNEPLLKGRLISPSGHVTGVNVNVIKPDENGKVSDTISEAAYALQAEMQQKYPRLDIYVTGVVMIDTTFELAAKEDIELLVPIMCGLLLLILAICLRSALGMGLTFLVIVFSSLTGLGLAGWLGIPMNPASANAPTIILTLAVADSVHILTTMFHQMRNGRDLHQAIEQAIRINFQPVLVTSLTTAIGFLTMNFSDAPPFRDLGNVVAMGIIAAFLYSILFLPALAAVLPLKAAEPSPSFSPSSSHIYERLADFIVRRRTAIFWAMIIMIIGATTGISRIQLDDDFVKFFSPRFDFRRATDFTADNLTGMYMIDWDLNSGREGGVNEPEYQHTIEAFADWFRRQKYVCHVYVFTDIMKQINRNMHDNDPAYYRLPEERNLAAQYLLLYEMNLPFGLDLNDRINIDKSASRMTVSLVGASTREMRELEIAGRDWLKENAPPSMYTQGSGVTMMFAHLSERNIKSMLSSSLLALTLISIIMVFVLRSVKLGVLSLIPNIAPAFMGFGVWGYAVGQVGLAVSVLIAMTMGIVVDDTVHFLAKYQRGRTEQAMSPEDAVRFAFRTVAVPMWISTVTLVGGFIVLACSGFQINAHMGSMTAITISIALLLDFFFLPVLLLRFDRSAPSVPSVSVQID, from the coding sequence ATGAACACATTTGAAGCACGCCTGGGTCGATTTGTCATCACATACAGAATTCCGCTGATCCTACTTTCTCTGCTGGTTGTGGCGGTAACTGGCTATGGAGCCCGTTTTCTTGCCTTTTCCAGTAATAGCCGGATGTTTTTTTCCGAGGAAAATCCTGAGCTTCAAGCTTTTAACGCCCTGGAGCAGACCTATACCAAGTTCGAGAACGTCTTTTTTACGATTGCTCCGAAATCCAAAAATGTCTTTACCCGTGATGTGCTGGCTGCGGTGGAGGATCTCACGGAAAGGTCCTGGAAACTCCCCTATTCCAGCAGAGTAGACTCCATAACCAACTATCAGCATACCAAGGTAGAGGGTGATGAGCTGATCGTTGAAGATTTGGTGGAGAATGCAGAGCAGCTTACTGCTGAGCAACTTGGGGAAGTTCGCAATATCGCTCTGAATGAGCCGTTGCTGAAAGGACGCCTCATCTCTCCCTCCGGTCATGTAACCGGGGTGAATGTTAATGTTATTAAGCCGGATGAAAACGGTAAGGTCTCGGATACGATCTCCGAGGCTGCGTATGCCTTACAGGCTGAGATGCAGCAGAAATATCCCCGGCTGGATATCTATGTCACCGGGGTGGTGATGATCGATACGACCTTTGAGCTAGCTGCTAAGGAGGATATCGAACTGCTGGTTCCTATCATGTGCGGGCTTCTTCTATTGATCCTGGCCATCTGTTTGCGTTCTGCACTTGGTATGGGTTTAACCTTTCTGGTGATAGTTTTTTCCTCTCTGACTGGACTAGGCTTAGCTGGCTGGCTGGGTATTCCCATGAATCCTGCATCAGCCAATGCACCGACTATTATACTTACCTTGGCTGTTGCTGATTCCGTCCACATTCTGACCACCATGTTTCACCAAATGCGGAACGGACGTGATCTGCACCAGGCTATTGAGCAGGCCATCCGGATCAATTTTCAACCGGTGCTGGTCACCAGCCTGACCACAGCTATTGGATTTCTGACCATGAATTTTTCCGATGCTCCTCCGTTTCGGGATCTCGGCAATGTTGTTGCAATGGGCATTATTGCCGCCTTTCTTTATTCGATATTGTTTTTGCCTGCCTTGGCCGCTGTTCTGCCGCTGAAAGCTGCGGAGCCATCTCCATCCTTCTCGCCTTCATCTTCGCATATCTATGAGCGTCTTGCCGATTTTATCGTGCGCAGACGAACCGCGATTTTTTGGGCTATGATCATAATGATTATCGGAGCCACCACGGGGATTTCTCGTATCCAGCTGGATGATGATTTTGTCAAGTTCTTTAGCCCACGTTTTGACTTCCGCCGCGCTACGGATTTTACCGCCGATAACCTGACCGGTATGTACATGATTGACTGGGATCTCAATTCAGGACGGGAAGGAGGGGTCAATGAACCCGAGTATCAGCACACGATTGAGGCCTTTGCTGATTGGTTTCGCCGTCAAAAGTATGTCTGTCATGTGTACGTCTTTACGGATATCATGAAGCAGATTAACCGTAATATGCATGATAACGATCCTGCGTATTACCGGCTCCCGGAAGAGCGGAATCTGGCAGCCCAGTACCTGCTTCTGTATGAGATGAATCTGCCCTTTGGTTTGGATTTGAACGACCGAATAAATATTGATAAATCGGCCAGCAGGATGACAGTGTCTCTTGTCGGGGCAAGTACCAGAGAGATGCGCGAGCTGGAAATCGCAGGCCGGGACTGGCTCAAGGAAAACGCCCCGCCTTCCATGTATACACAGGGTTCCGGTGTGACCATGATGTTTGCTCACCTTTCGGAGCGCAATATTAAGTCCATGCTTTCTTCCTCTTTGCTTGCCTTGACCCTGATTTCGATAATTATGGTTTTTGTTCTGCGCAGTGTTAAATTGGGTGTTCTCAGCCTGATCCCCAATATTGCCCCGGCATTTATGGGCTTTGGGGTGTGGGGATATGCCGTCGGACAAGTCGGGCTTGCGGTTTCAGTGTTGATCGCCATGACTATGGGCATTGTTGTGGATGATACTGTCCATTTTCTTGCTAAATATCAGCGGGGAAGAACTGAACAGGCTATGTCGCCGGAAGACGCTGTTCGTTTTGCCTTCAGGACCGTTGCCGTTCCTATGTGGATTTCTACAGTCACTTTGGTTGGCGGCTTTATCGTTCTTGCCTGCTCAGGCTTTCAGATCAATGCCCATATGGGCAGTATGACGGCAATCACCATCAGTATTGCTTTACTGCTTGATTTCTTTTTTCTTCCTGTCCTGCTGTTACGATTCGATCGTTCTGCGCCCTCTGTACCATCTGTTTCAGTACAGATTGATTAA
- a CDS encoding outer membrane lipoprotein-sorting protein: protein MKFSIIRSGVLLLGIFFSLLCGQISLAETPEEKGLAIVMEAERRDQGFGDLVSDMVMILRNKNGQESRREMANKVLEVQDDGDKSLSLFRTPRDIRGTALLTFSHKSGDDEQWLYLPALKRVKRINSRNKSGSFVGSEFSYEDISSQEVEEYTYKYLRDEELDGHACTVSEYYPVDAENSGYSRQVVWRDKDEYRIQKVEFYDRKDSLLKTLVLKNYKQYEGKYWRAGEMQMVNHQSGKSTVLLYSMYRFRTGLTENDFNKNSLKRAR, encoded by the coding sequence ATGAAATTTTCTATCATCCGGTCCGGAGTGCTCCTGCTCGGTATATTCTTTTCGTTACTCTGTGGACAAATCAGTTTAGCAGAGACTCCTGAAGAAAAAGGTTTGGCCATTGTTATGGAAGCGGAACGCCGCGATCAGGGCTTCGGCGATTTGGTTTCTGATATGGTGATGATTCTACGGAATAAAAATGGTCAGGAAAGTCGAAGGGAAATGGCCAATAAAGTTCTGGAAGTACAAGATGACGGCGATAAGAGCCTGTCTCTTTTTCGCACGCCCCGTGATATTCGAGGAACAGCCTTGTTGACTTTTTCTCATAAAAGCGGTGATGATGAACAATGGCTGTATTTGCCCGCCCTAAAACGGGTGAAACGTATTAACTCCCGTAATAAATCTGGCTCCTTTGTTGGCAGTGAATTTTCTTACGAGGATATCTCCAGTCAGGAGGTTGAGGAGTATACCTATAAGTATCTTCGAGATGAAGAGCTTGATGGTCATGCCTGCACAGTGTCTGAATATTATCCTGTTGATGCGGAGAACTCAGGTTACAGCCGACAGGTGGTGTGGCGGGATAAAGACGAGTATCGCATCCAGAAGGTGGAATTTTATGATCGCAAGGACAGTCTGCTCAAGACTCTGGTCCTGAAGAATTATAAGCAATATGAAGGCAAATACTGGCGGGCCGGGGAAATGCAGATGGTGAATCATCAGAGTGGGAAATCCACCGTCCTGCTTTATTCCATGTATCGGTTTCGGACAGGCCTTACGGAGAACGATTTTAATAAGAACAGCTTGAAGAGAGCGAGATAA
- a CDS encoding polyketide synthase: MNSTLIAITGMACHYPGAQDLRSFWENILTRRRQFRPFPDTRLPAADYYDPDPAAPDKTYCRKAGLLDGFAFDPAQYRIPRSTFESADIVHWLALKVALASLDDAGFSKASVPRERTGVILGNTLTGEYSRSEGLRLRWPFVRRVVEKAALEKGLSSEQTIEFLRTTEAYYKSVFTPITEDTLAGALSNTIAGRICNYLDLHGGGYTVDGACSSSVIAAATAATHLVNRDLDLALAGGVDISLDTFELVGFAKTAALTTEDMRVYDRRADGFIPGEGCGFVVMKRLEDAVADGDYVYAVLHGWGISSDGKGGLTAPNAQGQARALQRAYDRAGWNINDVDFIEGHGTGTAVGDKTELEGIALAMNKGTGSGVGTRHAVSLQGTTLLRRCGITCLKVAYRPYQGGIRGGGID; encoded by the coding sequence ATGAATTCAACGTTGATTGCCATCACCGGTATGGCCTGCCATTATCCGGGAGCACAGGACCTGCGCTCTTTTTGGGAAAATATTCTGACAAGAAGGCGTCAGTTCCGCCCTTTCCCGGACACCCGGTTACCTGCGGCGGATTATTATGATCCTGATCCTGCTGCTCCAGATAAAACATACTGCCGCAAGGCTGGATTACTTGATGGGTTTGCTTTTGATCCTGCTCAATATCGCATTCCTCGTTCCACCTTTGAGTCCGCTGATATTGTGCATTGGCTGGCACTCAAGGTTGCCCTGGCCTCGTTGGACGATGCTGGTTTTAGCAAAGCATCCGTGCCCAGAGAACGAACAGGGGTCATTCTCGGCAACACCCTGACCGGCGAATATTCTCGGTCCGAGGGCTTGCGTCTCCGATGGCCTTTTGTCCGTCGAGTAGTAGAGAAAGCCGCCCTTGAAAAGGGTTTGTCTTCGGAACAGACAATAGAGTTTCTCAGGACAACGGAGGCATATTACAAGTCTGTTTTTACACCGATTACTGAAGATACCCTGGCCGGAGCGCTGTCCAATACCATTGCCGGGAGAATCTGCAATTATCTTGATCTGCACGGCGGCGGCTACACTGTTGACGGGGCCTGCTCCTCTTCAGTCATTGCGGCTGCAACCGCTGCAACACATCTTGTTAACCGAGATCTGGATCTGGCCTTGGCAGGCGGGGTGGATATCAGCCTGGACACTTTTGAACTGGTCGGTTTTGCCAAGACGGCTGCGTTGACCACAGAGGATATGCGGGTTTATGATCGCAGGGCCGATGGATTTATTCCCGGCGAAGGCTGCGGCTTTGTGGTGATGAAGCGCCTGGAAGACGCTGTTGCTGATGGTGATTATGTCTATGCGGTGCTGCACGGTTGGGGTATTTCATCAGACGGAAAAGGTGGTTTGACCGCCCCGAATGCCCAAGGACAGGCCAGGGCCTTGCAACGAGCCTATGATCGAGCCGGTTGGAATATAAACGATGTTGATTTTATAGAAGGGCACGGAACCGGTACCGCTGTTGGTGATAAAACCGAGCTGGAAGGCATAGCCCTGGCAATGAACAAGGGTACGGGCAGCGGTGTAGGGACACGGCATGCCGTGTCCCTACAGGGCACAACACTGCTCCGTCGTTGCGGGATAACCTGCCTTAAAGTCGCTTATCGGCCATACCAAGGCGGCATCAGGGGCGGGGGCATTGATTAA